One Owenweeksia hongkongensis DSM 17368 genomic region harbors:
- a CDS encoding gliding motility-associated C-terminal domain-containing protein produces the protein MKKLIFFLATIFTSFSLSASHFAGAEIGYEYLSTNTNGSHDYKVRLQIYRDISGIPLDLNQSLCISSSCFGQQTVALTFLPVLPQNGGNARQALPVPGLSDCVDANDPDLVTIEIYYFEATVTLQGNCPNWKFSWHGNARNVNNIDNLTFIGNSDLYVETLLNNTIGQNTSPTFVNPAAKSFCVGSPFTWSQAATEPDGDSLRYSFGHPLNAPFGAVCTTPTLATFATGYSVLQPMTTVSGINIDEKVGTFSFTPSQIETDVVNVIVEEYRLDPVTTLWLKVGTTVRDLQIPVVGACLQATAAGPKINTSASGFSNEAIEADTMRTFLYGLGLTKAVFDSTLSPRTDSIGVVEYNCGDSIITLSFSSDVLCSTVSPDGTDFRLVGPDSAATAIPAVSFACQTDLTTNNIALLLHQPLDQNGDYYLQIKNGNDGNTLQNECGFSLTPFYTLKVKVQGCTQPIYKLENVTVVADSTIKIEWTKIDSTVSKKLFTSWNILRSNNNQFYPIDNVTDYNATSYVDNSADANAVDNIQFQYAIQLVQNFNAKSPSNTINNILLKESTNDQMTTFDWSDYLGWTNAEYNFEYRNTSTSEPWQSLAGPTASILSYSYDHPEITAANEGIYVYRVIATNPAAPAAYIAESNWLYLEFKNEPVIDDEPYIANIPNVITPNGDSQNDFFYINDNTYSNISVSIFNRWGKLVYQDLNASSQDYTQGKGWDGTDINTGQPASDGVYFYLVEASDFVSGKSEELKGPLTIIRGTH, from the coding sequence ATGAAAAAGTTAATATTCTTTCTCGCTACAATATTTACAAGTTTCAGCCTTTCGGCCAGTCACTTTGCTGGTGCAGAAATTGGTTACGAATACTTGAGTACCAATACCAACGGAAGTCACGATTATAAAGTAAGGCTCCAAATCTATAGAGATATCAGTGGAATACCTCTTGACCTCAATCAGTCGCTGTGTATTTCATCATCTTGTTTTGGCCAGCAAACTGTTGCTCTTACATTTCTGCCTGTGCTTCCACAAAATGGAGGTAATGCTCGCCAGGCACTGCCTGTTCCTGGTCTTTCTGACTGTGTAGATGCCAATGATCCTGATTTGGTAACCATCGAAATTTACTATTTTGAAGCTACCGTAACATTGCAGGGAAACTGTCCCAATTGGAAATTTAGTTGGCATGGAAATGCTCGAAATGTAAATAATATCGATAATCTTACATTCATAGGCAACTCAGACTTATACGTTGAAACTCTTCTCAATAACACTATTGGCCAAAATACCAGCCCAACCTTTGTAAACCCAGCAGCAAAATCATTTTGTGTAGGCTCTCCATTTACATGGTCACAAGCAGCCACTGAGCCTGATGGCGACTCTTTGAGATACTCATTCGGACATCCTCTTAATGCTCCTTTTGGCGCAGTGTGCACCACACCTACTTTAGCCACATTTGCAACTGGATATAGTGTTCTACAGCCTATGACCACCGTTTCCGGTATTAATATTGACGAAAAGGTTGGAACGTTCTCCTTCACCCCTAGCCAAATAGAAACGGATGTGGTAAATGTAATTGTGGAAGAATATCGATTAGACCCGGTAACAACTCTATGGCTAAAAGTAGGCACCACAGTTCGCGACCTTCAAATACCAGTTGTTGGGGCCTGTTTGCAGGCCACAGCAGCTGGTCCAAAAATTAATACTTCGGCTTCTGGATTTTCAAATGAAGCTATTGAAGCAGATACAATGCGCACCTTTCTTTATGGGCTGGGGCTTACAAAGGCTGTATTTGATAGCACCCTTTCTCCTCGCACAGATTCAATAGGGGTAGTTGAGTATAATTGCGGAGATTCTATTATCACTTTGAGCTTCAGTAGTGATGTTTTATGCAGCACGGTTTCTCCTGATGGAACAGATTTTAGGTTGGTGGGGCCAGACAGTGCCGCTACCGCCATTCCCGCAGTTTCATTCGCTTGCCAAACAGATCTTACCACAAATAATATTGCACTGTTATTGCATCAACCACTAGATCAAAATGGTGACTACTATCTCCAAATAAAAAATGGCAATGATGGCAATACTTTACAAAATGAGTGTGGCTTTAGCCTAACACCTTTTTATACTTTAAAAGTAAAGGTTCAAGGTTGTACCCAGCCTATTTACAAATTAGAAAATGTAACAGTTGTGGCTGATAGCACCATTAAGATAGAGTGGACGAAAATTGACTCTACTGTTTCCAAAAAACTATTCACAAGTTGGAATATTTTAAGATCTAACAATAATCAATTTTATCCAATTGATAATGTAACTGATTATAATGCCACAAGTTATGTTGATAACTCTGCGGATGCCAATGCTGTGGACAACATTCAGTTTCAGTATGCTATTCAACTAGTTCAAAACTTTAATGCCAAATCACCTAGCAATACCATCAATAACATATTATTGAAAGAAAGCACCAACGATCAAATGACAACTTTTGACTGGAGTGATTATTTGGGGTGGACAAATGCAGAGTACAATTTTGAGTACAGAAACACAAGTACTTCCGAGCCATGGCAATCTTTAGCTGGCCCCACTGCTAGCATTCTTTCGTATAGTTATGATCATCCAGAAATAACTGCGGCCAATGAAGGCATCTACGTTTATCGAGTAATAGCCACCAATCCAGCTGCTCCAGCCGCCTATATTGCCGAAAGTAATTGGTTATATCTTGAGTTTAAAAATGAACCTGTAATTGATGATGAGCCATATATCGCTAACATTCCAAATGTGATAACACCAAATGGGGATTCTCAAAATGATTTTTTCTATATAAATGATAACACCTACTCCAACATCAGTGTGAGCATTTTCAACAGGTGGGGTAAACTTGTTTATCAAGACCTTAATGCATCAAGCCAAGATTATACGCAAGGTAAGGGCTGGGATGGTACGGACATAAACACCGGCCAGCCGGCATCAGATGGCGTATACTTCTACCTAGTAGAGGCCTCAGATTTCGTAAGTGGCAAATCAGAAGAATTAAAAGGCCCCCTCACAATTATCCGAGGCACCCATTAA
- a CDS encoding gliding motility-associated C-terminal domain-containing protein, with protein MKKILFTLFAALFLLGMPQEAKASHAAGGEITYKYIGDSTGIPYHYCIYLTVYRRNESGSASLPATLSPQLQVTSGCFGTQSLSMPRTPPPPGRAAGDGGWTPLNYTSCVDENDPAGFNISEHRYQTCVVLPGKCSDFKFSWSLCCRNSNITNLVNPAGNNLYLESTLNNTLGPNTSGRFLNAAAKQFCVGTSFTWSQAAAEPDGDSLRYSKGQPWSGPNAPIQWAATYSTPQPMKTANGYNLDQKTGTFTFEPSQVEVDVLKVVVEEYRYDSTFSVWLQNGTAIREMQVPIVSQCNILAQQGLTIDTNLTGPGNIPANTSTFNTDSLREIYGITQIGNDSTASAGGYNVKIPGVPYFCYDSVVTIGFSTRLKCSTFSPNGSEFRIIGPDGVTRPVVGVNTKCGTDLLTDEVDLILHRPLDTNGLFLLYLKTGDDGDVLENECGFAVNPFYAIMIEVNDCPILDYRMLNTSVERDIDIRIDWEADNTTFSENVFTTWQILRANNDDQFYLHDNVDDVHARTYLDTTLSAELVDGSPFQYAVQLVQNYKAITPTNAIRSILLTQDNNGDSTSTFTWTAYDGFDNDTISASNDADSSTYEFEGGPVVGGTPQWENIWGPAANTGVYTNLYNWPDVAKGDSVVYAYRVLATEPQNPNNPFISESNWVYLEFKTPKDPPIIIPNEPVIPNVFTPNGDGMNDIFYIQSDYSNVSISIYNRWGKMVFEDIDAPQTDYDEGGKGWDGKDINSGNQLADGTYYYVIELSDEASGEKEQLKGHLNIFTSGTR; from the coding sequence ATGAAAAAAATACTATTTACACTATTTGCTGCGCTATTTCTACTGGGTATGCCTCAGGAAGCGAAAGCCAGCCATGCCGCAGGAGGAGAGATTACCTACAAATACATAGGCGACTCAACCGGGATACCTTACCATTATTGTATCTACCTTACTGTTTATCGCAGAAATGAATCTGGTAGTGCATCATTACCAGCTACCTTATCTCCTCAGCTACAAGTTACAAGTGGTTGCTTTGGAACTCAATCTTTATCGATGCCTAGAACACCTCCTCCTCCTGGTCGTGCGGCTGGCGATGGTGGTTGGACTCCTCTAAACTATACCTCGTGCGTTGATGAAAATGATCCAGCAGGTTTTAATATATCTGAGCATAGATACCAAACATGTGTTGTACTTCCTGGCAAGTGCTCAGATTTTAAATTTTCATGGTCTCTATGCTGTAGAAACTCAAACATTACAAACCTAGTTAATCCTGCAGGTAATAATCTATACCTAGAATCTACCCTTAATAATACTTTAGGACCAAATACTTCAGGTAGATTTTTGAATGCTGCTGCAAAGCAGTTCTGTGTTGGCACATCTTTCACTTGGTCACAAGCTGCTGCTGAGCCTGATGGCGACTCTTTGCGTTACTCAAAAGGACAACCTTGGAGCGGACCAAATGCCCCAATCCAATGGGCTGCAACATACTCTACTCCACAGCCCATGAAAACTGCTAATGGATATAATCTGGATCAAAAGACTGGTACTTTTACATTTGAACCTAGCCAAGTAGAGGTTGATGTACTTAAGGTTGTAGTTGAAGAATATCGCTATGATTCTACATTTAGTGTATGGCTGCAAAATGGTACAGCAATTCGAGAAATGCAGGTACCTATTGTATCTCAGTGTAACATTTTAGCGCAGCAAGGATTGACAATTGATACAAACCTTACAGGACCAGGAAACATTCCTGCTAACACTTCTACATTTAATACTGACAGTCTAAGAGAAATTTATGGCATTACTCAAATTGGAAATGACTCTACCGCTAGCGCGGGTGGATACAATGTCAAAATCCCTGGAGTTCCTTACTTCTGCTATGACTCTGTTGTTACCATTGGTTTTAGTACCCGATTGAAGTGTTCTACTTTCTCACCTAATGGTTCTGAATTTAGAATTATTGGGCCTGATGGCGTTACCAGACCAGTGGTTGGCGTAAACACCAAATGTGGAACTGACTTGCTTACCGATGAAGTTGATCTTATACTGCACCGTCCATTAGATACTAATGGCCTATTCTTACTTTATCTAAAAACTGGTGATGACGGTGATGTACTGGAAAATGAGTGCGGATTTGCTGTTAATCCTTTCTATGCTATTATGATTGAGGTTAATGATTGTCCTATCCTTGATTATCGCATGTTGAATACTTCGGTAGAGCGTGATATTGACATCAGAATTGATTGGGAAGCTGACAATACCACCTTTAGTGAAAATGTATTTACCACATGGCAAATCTTAAGAGCTAATAATGACGATCAATTCTACCTACACGACAATGTAGATGATGTACATGCACGTACCTACCTGGACACCACCTTGAGTGCAGAGCTGGTAGATGGTAGCCCATTTCAATATGCCGTGCAATTAGTACAGAATTATAAAGCTATAACTCCTACTAATGCTATTCGCAGTATTTTACTTACTCAAGATAATAATGGAGATAGCACTTCCACATTTACATGGACTGCATACGATGGTTTTGATAATGATACCATATCAGCCAGCAATGATGCTGACAGCTCTACTTACGAATTTGAAGGAGGTCCCGTAGTTGGGGGTACACCACAGTGGGAAAATATTTGGGGTCCGGCTGCCAACACTGGTGTTTATACCAATTTGTATAATTGGCCAGATGTAGCCAAAGGAGACTCTGTAGTTTACGCCTACCGCGTTCTAGCTACTGAACCTCAAAATCCAAATAATCCTTTTATTTCGGAATCTAATTGGGTTTACCTTGAATTTAAAACGCCAAAAGATCCACCTATTATAATACCTAATGAACCTGTAATTCCAAATGTGTTTACGCCTAATGGTGATGGGATGAATGACATATTTTATATTCAGTCTGATTACTCCAACGTAAGCATCTCTATATATAACAGATGGGGGAAAATGGTATTTGAAGATATAGATGCTCCACAAACGGATTATGACGAAGGCGGAAAAGGCTGGGATGGTAAAGACATAAACAGTGGAAATCAGCTTGCTGATGGCACTTATTATTATGTAATTGAATTAAGTGACGAAGCTTCTGGCGAAAAGGAGCAACTTAAAGGTCACCTAAATATTTTCACTAGTGGTACCCGCTAG
- the accC gene encoding acetyl-CoA carboxylase biotin carboxylase subunit codes for MFKKILIANRGEIALRVIRTCKEMGIKTVAVYSTADKDSLHVRFADEAVCIGPAASSESYLNIPNIIAAAEITNADAVHPGYGFLSENSKFSRICTENGIKFIGPTPEMIDQMGDKATAKATMKAAGVPTIPGSDGLLESYEETEKLAAEMGYPVMLKATAGGGGKGMRAVWKKEDLRKAWDSARQEAGAAFGNDGMYMEKLIEEPRHIEIQVVGDSTGKACHLSERDCSIQRRHQKLTEETPSPFMTKDLRKRMGEAAVKASEYIKYEGAGTIEFLVDKHRNFYFMEMNTRIQVEHPITEQVIDYDLIREQIKVAAGIPISGKNYEPQLHSIECRINAEDPLNGFRPSPGAITTFHAPGGHGVRLDTHVYAGYMIPPYYDSMIAKLITTAQTREEAIDKMRRALDEFVIEGVKTTIPFHRALMDDPEYLAGNYTTKFMEDFKLEKA; via the coding sequence ATGTTTAAGAAAATATTAATAGCCAACCGAGGTGAAATTGCTTTGCGCGTAATAAGAACGTGCAAGGAAATGGGCATCAAAACAGTGGCTGTGTATAGCACCGCTGATAAAGATAGCCTCCACGTTAGGTTTGCAGATGAAGCGGTATGTATTGGTCCTGCAGCGAGCAGCGAATCGTACCTAAACATACCCAATATTATTGCTGCTGCAGAAATCACCAACGCTGATGCAGTACATCCTGGTTATGGTTTCTTGTCAGAAAACAGTAAGTTTTCTAGAATTTGTACTGAGAATGGTATCAAGTTTATAGGGCCAACCCCAGAAATGATTGACCAAATGGGAGACAAGGCCACGGCCAAAGCTACCATGAAAGCCGCTGGTGTGCCTACAATTCCCGGGTCTGATGGCCTATTGGAGTCTTACGAAGAGACTGAAAAGCTTGCCGCTGAAATGGGTTACCCAGTAATGCTAAAAGCTACTGCCGGTGGTGGTGGTAAAGGTATGCGTGCTGTTTGGAAAAAAGAAGACCTTAGAAAAGCTTGGGACAGTGCCCGTCAGGAAGCTGGTGCAGCTTTTGGTAATGATGGAATGTACATGGAAAAGCTTATCGAGGAACCTCGTCATATCGAGATTCAGGTGGTAGGTGATTCTACGGGTAAAGCTTGTCACCTTTCAGAAAGAGATTGCTCAATTCAGCGCAGGCACCAAAAGCTTACGGAAGAAACTCCTTCCCCGTTTATGACAAAGGATTTGCGTAAGCGAATGGGAGAAGCTGCTGTAAAAGCTTCTGAGTACATTAAGTACGAAGGTGCAGGTACAATCGAATTTTTGGTTGATAAGCATCGCAATTTCTACTTTATGGAAATGAATACGCGTATTCAGGTAGAGCATCCAATTACTGAGCAGGTTATAGATTATGACTTGATTAGAGAGCAGATTAAAGTAGCTGCAGGCATCCCAATTTCGGGTAAGAATTATGAGCCGCAGTTGCATTCTATCGAATGTAGAATTAATGCTGAAGATCCTTTGAATGGCTTCAGACCGTCACCAGGTGCCATTACTACTTTTCATGCCCCAGGTGGTCATGGAGTAAGGTTGGACACTCACGTTTATGCAGGATATATGATTCCTCCATACTATGATTCAATGATTGCGAAGCTTATTACTACAGCTCAAACCCGCGAAGAGGCCATTGACAAAATGCGTAGAGCCTTGGATGAGTTTGTAATAGAAGGTGTTAAAACAACTATTCCTTTCCACAGAGCCTTGATGGATGATCCTGAGTATTTGGCAGGAAACTATACAACGAAGTTTATGGAAGATTTTAAGCTTGAGAAGGCTTAG
- the accB gene encoding acetyl-CoA carboxylase biotin carboxyl carrier protein translates to MDIKEIQNLIKFVARSGAAEVNLETEDFKINIKTDAAYKSENPVPQVYSMPQMAQAPMPQQAAPQAAAPAPTGGDAPAAPAAEDDDSKYIAIKSPMIGTFYRRPSPDKELFVNVGDDISSGSVVCIIEAMKLFNEIESEVSGKIVKILVDDQTPVEYDQPLFLVDPS, encoded by the coding sequence ATGGATATTAAAGAAATACAGAACTTAATAAAATTCGTAGCTCGTTCAGGAGCAGCTGAAGTGAATCTGGAAACGGAAGACTTTAAAATCAATATTAAAACTGACGCTGCATATAAGAGCGAAAACCCTGTTCCACAGGTATACTCTATGCCGCAAATGGCTCAGGCACCTATGCCTCAGCAAGCTGCTCCTCAGGCTGCTGCTCCTGCTCCTACAGGTGGAGACGCTCCTGCTGCTCCAGCTGCAGAAGATGATGATTCAAAATACATTGCCATCAAGAGCCCAATGATCGGAACTTTCTATCGCAGACCAAGTCCTGATAAGGAATTGTTTGTAAACGTTGGTGATGATATTTCTTCTGGTTCAGTAGTTTGTATTATTGAAGCTATGAAGCTTTTCAATGAAATTGAGAGTGAAGTGAGCGGTAAAATTGTTAAGATACTAGTGGATGATCAAACTCCTGTAGAGTACGATCAACCATTATTCTTGGTAGATCCTTCTTAG
- a CDS encoding beta-ketoacyl-ACP synthase III — protein sequence MGLKAAITAVGGYVPEYRLTNKILETMVDTTDEWIMTRTGIKERRILKGEGLGTSFMAIKAAEDLLAKRNLDPKEIELVICCTATPDMPVASTAAYVATQIGATNAFGWDLQAACSGFLFGLTTGSQFIETGKYSKVLVIGGDKMSSIIDYSDRTTCVIFGDGAGAVLLEPSEEGLGVQDSILKSDGGGREFLYIKSGGSMSPPSKETVENKEHFVHQEGQQVFKFAVTNMADYSAKIMERNNLTAEDVNWLVPHQANMRIISATANRMGLGEEKVMLNIDRYGNTTNGTLPLLLWDYEKQLKKGDNLVLAAFGGGFTWGALYLKWAYDPS from the coding sequence ATGGGATTGAAAGCTGCGATTACAGCGGTTGGGGGATACGTTCCCGAGTATAGGTTGACCAATAAAATATTGGAAACCATGGTAGATACTACGGATGAATGGATAATGACCCGTACCGGAATTAAGGAAAGAAGAATTTTAAAGGGGGAAGGTTTAGGCACCTCTTTCATGGCTATAAAAGCTGCGGAAGATTTGTTGGCCAAACGCAACCTTGACCCTAAAGAAATAGAGTTGGTGATTTGTTGTACCGCAACACCTGATATGCCAGTAGCTTCCACGGCTGCTTATGTGGCAACACAAATAGGAGCAACCAATGCTTTTGGTTGGGATTTGCAAGCTGCATGTTCTGGCTTTTTGTTTGGTCTTACCACTGGTTCTCAGTTTATTGAAACCGGAAAATATTCAAAAGTATTGGTGATTGGTGGAGATAAAATGTCTTCTATCATCGATTATTCGGACCGTACTACTTGTGTGATTTTTGGTGATGGTGCTGGAGCCGTTCTGCTCGAGCCAAGCGAAGAAGGCCTTGGTGTACAAGATTCAATTTTGAAGAGTGATGGTGGGGGTAGAGAGTTTCTGTATATAAAATCAGGAGGCTCTATGTCACCGCCTTCCAAAGAAACTGTTGAAAACAAGGAACACTTTGTTCATCAGGAAGGCCAGCAGGTGTTTAAATTTGCCGTGACCAATATGGCAGATTACAGCGCTAAAATAATGGAGCGCAATAACCTTACTGCTGAAGATGTTAACTGGTTGGTTCCACACCAGGCTAATATGCGTATCATCAGTGCTACCGCAAACCGTATGGGTTTAGGGGAAGAAAAGGTGATGCTTAACATAGATAGGTATGGGAATACTACCAATGGTACGTTACCGCTTTTATTGTGGGATTATGAGAAGCAATTGAAAAAAGGAGATAACTTAGTACTCGCTGCCTTTGGCGGTGGATTTACCTGGGGAGCATTGTACCTTAAATGGGCGTACGACCCTTCATAG
- a CDS encoding phosphate acyltransferase, translating to MTNIGIDIMGGDSAPKVTLEGSAKALPDLGEDTCLYLIGPEKPIHEFLAKNGLSESEKLKVVNAEEAIAMDEHPVKALQQKTNSSLAVGFGLLSRGVLQGFGSAGNSGAMMVGAFNALKPIEGVLRPCVVSSFPQKDGGFNTLVDVGINVDAKPEMFLQFAKLGETYARLVHGVESPRIGLLNTGAEEGKGSLLYQKAYEILKTAKDLTFVGNLEARDFYENRVDVTVCDGFTGNVFLKQAEAFYKLLQYRNIEDPFLDKFNYERYGGTPILGVNGNVILGHGVSGSTAIANMILATEKVAKAKLSENITKVFKK from the coding sequence ATGACTAATATCGGAATAGATATTATGGGTGGCGACTCGGCACCCAAAGTTACACTGGAGGGTAGTGCGAAAGCACTGCCTGACTTAGGTGAAGACACCTGTCTTTACCTTATTGGCCCTGAAAAACCTATTCATGAATTTTTAGCCAAAAATGGCTTGAGTGAAAGTGAAAAGCTAAAGGTGGTCAACGCTGAAGAAGCTATTGCTATGGATGAACATCCGGTAAAAGCTTTGCAGCAAAAAACAAACTCATCTTTGGCTGTAGGCTTTGGCTTGCTCTCTCGTGGTGTGCTTCAGGGTTTTGGCAGTGCCGGAAACTCAGGAGCCATGATGGTGGGTGCTTTTAATGCATTAAAGCCAATAGAAGGTGTGCTTCGTCCATGTGTGGTAAGCTCATTTCCCCAAAAGGATGGTGGGTTTAATACATTAGTGGATGTAGGTATAAACGTAGATGCCAAACCCGAAATGTTTCTGCAATTTGCCAAGCTGGGCGAAACGTATGCTCGTCTGGTTCATGGTGTAGAATCACCAAGAATAGGCCTATTAAATACTGGCGCAGAAGAAGGTAAAGGAAGTCTCCTTTATCAAAAAGCTTATGAAATTTTAAAGACAGCAAAAGACCTTACATTTGTGGGTAATCTTGAAGCACGAGATTTTTATGAGAATCGTGTGGATGTTACCGTTTGTGATGGTTTTACTGGAAATGTGTTTTTGAAACAAGCAGAGGCTTTTTATAAATTGCTTCAATATAGAAACATCGAAGATCCATTTCTGGATAAGTTCAATTACGAGCGATACGGAGGAACTCCAATTTTGGGGGTTAATGGTAATGTGATTTTAGGTCACGGTGTATCCGGATCTACTGCCATTGCTAATATGATATTGGCTACTGAAAAAGTGGCCAAAGCAAAATTATCGGAAAACATAACTAAGGTTTTTAAAAAGTAA
- the rpmF gene encoding 50S ribosomal protein L32 produces the protein MAHPKRKISKTRRDKRRTHYKAVAPTVAICATTGEPHLYHRAHWHEGKLYYKGKVVMEKEVA, from the coding sequence ATGGCACATCCTAAACGGAAGATATCAAAAACAAGAAGAGACAAGCGTAGAACTCACTACAAAGCTGTAGCTCCTACCGTAGCAATTTGCGCTACTACAGGCGAGCCTCACCTTTACCACCGTGCACACTGGCACGAAGGAAAGCTTTACTATAAAGGTAAAGTGGTAATGGAAAAAGAAGTAGCTTAA
- a CDS encoding YceD family protein: MKNLKEYNIKFSGLKLGMHSFEFQLDDKFFEHFEYSEFTRPRIKADVDLVKKENGLEVKAVVKGVVEILCDISGEPFDLPIEGDFSLLVKFGEEYNDSNEEILILPHGEYLLYVGQYLYETTALAIPLKRVSPEVQNGEKGKEVLNKLEDLKGGEDESTDPRWDKLKDLLN, encoded by the coding sequence ATGAAGAATTTGAAGGAATATAACATCAAGTTTTCAGGCCTTAAGTTAGGGATGCATTCTTTTGAATTTCAATTGGATGACAAGTTCTTTGAACATTTTGAGTATTCGGAATTTACGCGCCCGAGAATAAAAGCTGACGTGGACCTTGTGAAAAAGGAAAACGGGCTTGAAGTGAAGGCAGTTGTAAAAGGTGTTGTAGAGATTCTTTGTGACATTAGCGGTGAGCCGTTTGATTTGCCTATTGAAGGTGATTTTTCGCTCCTCGTGAAGTTTGGAGAAGAGTACAATGATTCCAATGAAGAGATTTTAATTTTGCCGCATGGTGAATACCTTCTCTACGTAGGGCAATATTTATATGAAACTACAGCATTGGCTATTCCTTTGAAACGAGTAAGCCCGGAGGTTCAAAATGGAGAGAAGGGAAAAGAAGTGTTGAATAAACTTGAGGACTTAAAAGGTGGTGAAGACGAAAGTACGGATCCACGCTGGGATAAGTTAAAGGATTTACTGAATTAA
- the pdxA gene encoding 4-hydroxythreonine-4-phosphate dehydrogenase PdxA, protein MSESRKPIIGISCGDLNGIGMEIIMKTFSNGDMMDLCTPVVFASSKVASYHRKALNMDHFNFHICNDFGQISDRKANLLNCWNDEVNLEFGKENKEVGKFALKSLQAAVEAFKDGKIDAIVTAPIHKNSIQSEEFKFTGHTDFLESNFEGKSTMMMVSEEMRMALATVHIPLAKVTGTINTEMLTNKLVELSRSLNYDFHKKKGKIAVLALNPHAGDGGVIGDEDEKIVSPAIQAAFDKGVMAFGPFPADSFFGSNKHKHYDAILAMYHDQGLIPFKSMSFGQGVNYTAGLNVIRTSPDHGTGFDIAGKGEASESSFREAVYLACDLVRNKGISVEIHKNPLPIKKGKKDY, encoded by the coding sequence ATGAGCGAATCGAGAAAGCCGATAATAGGCATTAGTTGTGGAGACCTGAATGGCATTGGTATGGAAATTATCATGAAAACCTTCAGCAATGGAGACATGATGGATTTGTGCACACCTGTGGTTTTTGCTTCTTCTAAAGTGGCGTCTTATCACCGCAAGGCGTTAAATATGGATCATTTCAATTTCCATATTTGTAATGACTTTGGTCAGATATCAGATCGTAAAGCTAATTTGCTAAATTGCTGGAATGACGAGGTAAATCTTGAATTTGGAAAGGAAAATAAGGAGGTGGGTAAGTTTGCCTTAAAATCTTTGCAAGCCGCTGTTGAAGCTTTCAAAGACGGAAAGATTGATGCTATTGTAACAGCTCCAATTCACAAAAACAGCATACAAAGCGAGGAATTTAAGTTTACCGGTCACACAGATTTTCTTGAAAGTAATTTTGAAGGAAAGAGCACCATGATGATGGTGAGCGAAGAGATGCGCATGGCTTTGGCAACTGTTCATATTCCGCTTGCAAAGGTTACCGGAACTATCAATACGGAAATGTTGACCAATAAATTGGTGGAGCTAAGCCGAAGCCTCAATTATGATTTTCATAAAAAGAAGGGAAAGATTGCTGTGCTTGCGCTAAATCCTCATGCTGGTGATGGAGGCGTGATTGGTGATGAAGATGAGAAAATTGTTTCCCCGGCTATTCAGGCAGCTTTTGATAAAGGGGTGATGGCTTTTGGGCCGTTTCCTGCAGATAGTTTTTTTGGGAGCAACAAGCATAAGCATTATGATGCTATTTTGGCGATGTATCACGATCAAGGTCTGATACCTTTTAAGTCTATGTCTTTTGGGCAAGGGGTAAATTATACAGCCGGGCTAAATGTTATTCGCACCAGCCCGGACCACGGAACAGGTTTTGACATTGCAGGAAAGGGAGAAGCCTCTGAATCTTCTTTTAGAGAGGCGGTTTACTTAGCTTGTGACTTGGTGAGAAATAAAGGAATAAGCGTGGAAATACATAAAAATCCACTTCCGATAAAAAAGGGCAAGAAAGATTACTGA